Proteins encoded by one window of Microbacterium testaceum:
- a CDS encoding Na(+)/H(+) antiporter subunit C, giving the protein MTISLVLVIVMAVLFACGVYAMLERSLTRVLIGFLLLGNAGNLLLLIVMGAPGRAPFYDGGQTDAADMSDALPQALTLTAIVITFGISAFLLALIYRSWQLGQADTVIDDADDVALRARTANEPEDAMDEESRSDDEDVTTDFVGDVASPIRVLHQGDLSQLVDDAPVDRVAVSRESDPARDDDSDAPRDPQDGDRS; this is encoded by the coding sequence GTGACCATCTCGCTCGTCCTCGTCATCGTCATGGCCGTGCTGTTCGCGTGCGGGGTCTACGCCATGCTGGAGCGCAGCCTCACCCGCGTGCTGATCGGCTTCCTTCTGCTCGGGAACGCCGGCAACCTGCTCCTCCTCATCGTCATGGGCGCGCCCGGCCGAGCCCCGTTCTACGACGGGGGGCAGACGGATGCCGCGGACATGTCCGACGCTCTTCCCCAGGCCCTGACGCTCACCGCGATCGTCATCACCTTCGGCATCTCGGCGTTCCTGCTCGCCCTCATCTACCGCTCCTGGCAGCTCGGTCAGGCCGACACGGTCATCGACGACGCGGACGACGTGGCGCTTCGCGCCCGCACGGCGAACGAGCCGGAGGACGCGATGGACGAAGAGTCCCGCTCCGACGACGAGGACGTCACCACCGACTTTGTCGGCGACGTCGCCTCGCCCATCCGCGTGCTGCACCAGGGCGACCTGTCGCAGCTCGTCGACGACGCCCCGGTCGATCGCGTCGCCGTCTCGCGCGAGTCCGACCCGGCGCGAGACGACGACAGCGACGCCCCCCGCGACCCCCAGGACGGTGATCGCTCGTGA
- a CDS encoding Na+/H+ antiporter subunit A, producing the protein MLIFLGAFAAVPLLLPWLVSRIGARAFYVAAVLPALAFAHAIVLAPAVFAGDIPFEEYRWIPAIDVSLSMRMDVLGWLLTLVVTGVGALVMLYCRWYFRGKTAGVGQFSAVLLGFAGAMYGLVLTDDIVVLVMLWEATSVLSYLLIGYYHSRSASRRAALQALLVTTLGGLVMLIGVVLLVVQAGTSSLSTILADPPTGAVVDIAVLLLLVGALSKSAIFPFHFWLPGAMAAPTPVSAYLHAAAMVKAGIYLVARLAPGFADTPFWRPTLIALGVFTMLLGGFQALRERDLKRILAFGTVSQLGFLTVMLGYGTRDAALAGVALLLSHALFKSCLFLVVGVIDRQLNTRDIGQLSGLGRQAPVMATASFIAIFSMAGIIPTLGFVAKETALTALLHEAEGGAAWGWVALIGVVLGSALTAAYGIRFLWGAYWTKRDVETTEWPDPPIGFLSAPVLLAATSLGLGFLAPIVDHWLAPYADGLPEATAGVSAPAYPYHLALWHGLEPALFISLGTLALGAGIFWAVRKTQLHKRRRVLPFTANDAYNVALRGIDHSSEWVTARFQRGSLPFYVGTIFVVLVVAEGTALLASSAWRAQLAAWQSPAQLISAPIMIAAGILAVRARKRYTGVALVSVTGLGMVVLFATSGAPDLALTQVLIETVTLVVFALVLRRLPARMGEQNESVAPLARAVLGAGVGLTMALVAIVATGARQDLPVSLEWPPLAYEIGHGRNVVNVALVDLRGWDTMGELSVLVLAATGVASLVFITNRSDNLARRSGTARARVGLGRRRPLVETDSGVRAQRVGETGAPRAWLISGAKVQPENRSILLEIIIRVLFHSIMIVSLYLLFAGHNLPGGGFAGGLVAGMGLVMRYIAGGRWELGAAAPTDAGRLLGAGMAIAVLCALVPMVFGFAPLQSFTFEGELPIIGHWEFVTSTIFDVGVYLVVIGLVLDVLRSLGAEVDRQSQLPEDAEVVTP; encoded by the coding sequence CGCTGGTGATGCTCTACTGCCGGTGGTACTTCCGCGGCAAGACCGCCGGTGTCGGGCAGTTCTCCGCCGTGCTGCTCGGCTTCGCCGGTGCCATGTACGGCCTCGTCCTCACCGACGACATCGTCGTCCTCGTCATGCTGTGGGAAGCGACGAGCGTGCTGTCGTACCTGCTCATCGGGTACTACCACAGCCGTTCCGCGAGCCGTCGAGCCGCCCTGCAGGCGCTGCTCGTCACCACGCTCGGCGGACTCGTCATGCTCATCGGCGTGGTTCTGCTCGTCGTGCAGGCGGGCACCTCGAGCCTGTCGACGATCCTCGCCGACCCGCCCACGGGCGCCGTCGTCGACATCGCCGTCCTGCTGCTGTTGGTGGGAGCGCTCAGCAAGTCGGCGATCTTCCCGTTCCACTTCTGGCTTCCCGGGGCCATGGCCGCCCCCACCCCGGTCAGTGCGTACCTGCACGCCGCTGCCATGGTCAAGGCCGGCATCTACCTGGTCGCCCGCCTCGCCCCCGGCTTCGCCGATACGCCGTTCTGGCGGCCCACCCTCATCGCCCTCGGTGTCTTCACGATGCTGCTCGGCGGGTTCCAGGCTCTGCGCGAGCGCGACCTCAAGCGCATCCTCGCCTTCGGTACGGTGAGCCAGCTCGGCTTCCTCACCGTGATGCTCGGATACGGGACGAGGGATGCCGCTCTCGCCGGCGTCGCGCTCCTGCTCAGCCACGCGCTGTTCAAGTCGTGTCTCTTCCTCGTCGTCGGTGTGATCGACCGCCAGCTGAACACCCGTGACATCGGGCAGCTCTCCGGCCTCGGCCGACAGGCGCCGGTCATGGCCACCGCGTCGTTCATCGCGATCTTCTCGATGGCGGGGATCATCCCCACCCTCGGGTTCGTCGCGAAAGAGACTGCGCTGACGGCCCTGCTGCACGAAGCCGAAGGCGGAGCTGCGTGGGGATGGGTCGCCCTGATCGGCGTCGTGCTGGGCTCGGCGCTGACGGCGGCGTACGGCATCCGCTTCCTGTGGGGGGCGTATTGGACCAAGCGCGACGTCGAGACCACCGAGTGGCCCGACCCGCCGATCGGCTTCCTGTCGGCGCCGGTGCTCCTCGCGGCGACGTCACTGGGGCTCGGATTCCTCGCCCCGATCGTCGACCATTGGCTCGCGCCCTACGCCGACGGCCTGCCCGAAGCGACTGCGGGCGTCTCCGCTCCCGCGTACCCGTACCACCTGGCGCTCTGGCACGGCCTCGAGCCGGCGCTGTTCATCTCGCTCGGCACGCTCGCACTCGGCGCCGGCATCTTCTGGGCCGTGCGCAAGACGCAGCTGCACAAGCGTCGTCGTGTCCTTCCCTTCACCGCGAACGACGCCTACAACGTGGCCCTGCGCGGGATCGACCACTCGTCCGAGTGGGTGACCGCCCGCTTCCAGCGCGGTTCTCTGCCGTTCTACGTCGGAACGATCTTCGTCGTGCTCGTCGTCGCCGAAGGCACGGCGCTGCTCGCGTCGAGCGCGTGGCGCGCCCAGCTCGCCGCGTGGCAGTCGCCGGCGCAGCTGATCTCGGCACCGATCATGATCGCCGCCGGCATCCTGGCCGTCCGCGCCCGCAAGCGGTACACCGGTGTCGCCCTCGTCTCGGTGACGGGCCTGGGCATGGTGGTGCTCTTCGCCACCAGCGGCGCGCCCGACCTCGCCCTCACGCAGGTGCTCATCGAGACCGTGACCCTCGTGGTGTTCGCGCTGGTGCTCCGGCGTCTGCCGGCCCGCATGGGCGAGCAGAACGAGTCGGTCGCCCCTCTCGCGCGTGCCGTGCTCGGCGCGGGCGTGGGCCTCACGATGGCCCTCGTGGCGATCGTGGCGACCGGCGCGCGGCAGGACCTCCCCGTCTCGCTCGAGTGGCCGCCCCTCGCCTACGAGATCGGTCACGGTCGCAACGTCGTCAACGTCGCTCTCGTCGACCTCCGCGGCTGGGACACCATGGGCGAGCTCTCGGTGCTGGTCCTCGCCGCCACCGGCGTGGCATCCCTCGTCTTCATCACCAATCGCAGTGACAACCTTGCACGTCGGTCGGGCACCGCCCGCGCACGGGTGGGACTCGGCCGTCGCCGGCCCCTCGTCGAGACCGACAGCGGCGTGCGCGCGCAGCGCGTGGGCGAGACCGGTGCTCCGCGCGCGTGGCTCATCTCGGGCGCGAAGGTGCAGCCCGAGAACCGTTCGATCCTGCTCGAGATCATCATCCGGGTGCTCTTCCACTCGATCATGATCGTGTCGCTCTACCTGCTCTTCGCGGGCCACAACCTGCCGGGTGGAGGCTTCGCCGGTGGCCTGGTCGCCGGTATGGGCCTGGTCATGCGGTACATCGCGGGCGGCCGCTGGGAGCTCGGCGCCGCCGCCCCCACCGACGCGGGGCGCTTGCTCGGGGCGGGCATGGCGATCGCCGTGCTGTGCGCCCTCGTTCCGATGGTGTTCGGCTTCGCACCGCTGCAGAGCTTCACCTTCGAAGGTGAACTGCCGATCATCGGTCACTGGGAGTTCGTCACCAGCACGATCTTCGACGTCGGCGTCTACCTCGTCGTCATCGGCCTCGTGCTCGACGTGCTCCGCAGCCTCGGCGCCGAGGTCGACCGCCAATCGCAACTCCCCGAGGACGCGGAGGTGGTGACGCCGTGA